In Gammaproteobacteria bacterium, the genomic stretch GGAGTACGCCGAGAGCATTACCGGCATTCCGGCCAAAGACATCGTGCGTCTGGCGCATGAGCTGGGCGATACGGCGATGAAGCAGGGCTTTGAACTGCCCATCGCCTGGACCGACAGCTGGGGCCGCGAGCATGAAACCATGACCGGCCGCCCGGTGGCGTTTCACGCCATGCGCGGTCTGGCGGCGCACTCCAACGGTTTCCAAACCATTCGCGCCTTTTCGTTGCTGCTGACCTTGCTCGGCACCATTGATCGCCCCGGAGGCTTCCGCCACAAGGCTCCCTACCCGCGTCCGATTCCACCGGGTCCGGCGATTCCCAGCAAACCTGCCGACGTGCAACCGGGCAAGCCGCTCAACGGCGCGCCGCTGGGTTCACCGGCCAGTCCCGATGATTTGTTTGTGGATGAAAATGGCCAGCCGGTGCGGCTGGATAAAGGTTTCTCCTGGGAATTTCCGCTGTCGCTGCATGGCTTGATGCACAACGCCATCACCAATGCCTGGCGCGGTGATCCGTACAAAATCGACACCCTGCTGATTTTCATGGCCAACATGGCGTGGAACTCCAGCATGAATACCTCCGACGTGCGGCAGATGCTTAACGACAAGGACGAAAACGGCGAATACAAGATTCCGTTCCTCATTGTCTGCGATGCCTTCCAGTCGGAAATGGTCAGCTACGCCGATCTGGTGCTGCCCGATACCACGTATCTTGAGCGCCACGACGCGATCTCCATGCTCGACCGTCCGATCTCCGAATACGACGGCCCGGTGGATTCGGTGCGTATTCCGGTGTTGCCGCCGACCGGGCAGTGCAAACCGTTCCAGGAAGTGCTGGTGGAGCTGGCCTCGCGGCTGAAATTCCCCGCCTTCACCAACGAAGATGGGACGCGCAAGTTCAAAAACTATCCCGACTTTGTCACCAATTTTGAAACCGCGCCGGGCTCCGGTGTTGGTTTCCTCGCCGGTTGGCGCGGCAAGGATGGCAGCAAGTCCATGCGTGGCGAACCCAATCCCAAACAGTGGGAAATGTACGAAAAGAACAACTGCGTGTTCCACTACCATCTGCCGAAAAATCAGCAGTACATGCGCAACTTCAACAAGGACTATCTCACTTGGGCGCACGACAATCTGATCATCAGCAAGAACGCGCCGATTGTGATTCAGATCTACTCCGAAATTTTGCAGGAGTTCCGCATGGCCGCCGAAGGCCGTCGCGAAGGCAAGCAACCACCGGCACATCTGCGCGAGCGGGTGAAAACCTACTGCGATCCCTTGCCGTTCTGGTATGAGCCGATCGAAAGCGAGCGCTCGGACAAGAAAACTTATCCGCTCAACGCAGTGACGCAACGCCCGATGGCGATGTATCACAGCTGGGATTCGCAGAACGCCTGGCTGCGCCAGATTCACACCTACAACTATCTCTACATGAGTCCCAAACTCGGCGCTGAAGGTGGTTTCGAAGACGGCGACTGGGTGTGGGTCGAATCCATGCACGGCAAAGTGCGCTGCATGTGCCGCTTCTCCGAAGCGGTGGAGCCGGGCACGGTCTGGACCTGGAATGCCATCGGCAAGGCCGCCGGTGCCTGGGCGCTTAGCCCCAATGCCAATGAATCCAAACAGGGCTTTTTGCTCAACCACGTGATTTCCGAAGAGCTGCCGCCGGGTCCGGAAGGTGACCACATTTCCAACTCCGATCCGGTCACCGGTCAGGCCGGTTGGTATGACGTGCGGGTGCGCGTTTACAAGGCCGATGCCGCCGAGGAAAAAGTCAGTTGGCCGCAGTTTGCACCGCAACAGCGTGCGCCGGGCCAGGAGGAGCCGGTCGAGCTGCTCGCCTATCGCGCCGGACAGGGTGGTCACAAATATAAAATTCCCATGAATTTGCACAACGCCATGAACGTGGTGACCGCGCCGCTGGATGGGGTGCGCAAGCTGGTGTTCAAACTGTTGGGAGGTAAAGGCTAATGACTCAGCTCGCTCTGGTAATTGATCTGAACGTCTGCGTCGGCTGTCACGCCTGCGTCACCTCGTGCAAGGAGTGGAACACCTCCGGCATGGGTGGCCCCATGCCCGACGACCGGCCTTACGGCCAAGACCCCTCCGGTGTGTTCTTCAATCGCGTGCAGACTTATGAGGTTGGCAGTTTCCCCAATACACAGACGGTGCATTTCCCCAAGTCGTGTCTGCATTGCGAGAATCCGCCCTGTGTGCCGGTGTGTCCGACGGGAGCCTCGCACAAACGCGAATCCGACGGCATCGTGCTGGTTGATTACGACAAGTGTATCGGCTGCAAATATTGCTCGTGGGCCTGCCCTTACGGTGCGCGTGAATTTGACGAGCACTCACAGGTGATGAAGAAGTGCACCCTGTGTGTGGATCGCATTTACGATGAAAGTCTGCCGGAAAAAGAACGCAAGCCAGCGTGCGTTATGGCCTGTCCGGCCAGTGCGCGAATTTTTGGCGACGTGCATGACGAAAACTCCGACGCGTCGAAAGCGATTCGCGAGCGTTATGGCTATGCACTGATGCCCGAGCTGGGCAGCAAACCGGCCAACCACTACTTGCCACGCCTGATCACCTCGGCGGGCAACCGAGCAGAACAAGAATAGGGAGCGGCAGCATGCATCCGGCGTTTTCGGTAATTTTTCTGACAACTCTGATCGGTGTCGGCCAGGGGCTGTTCATCGCCTTGGCGCTGGGTCAGGTGGTGGATCTGGCGGACGACAGTTTTGCCATGAGCAATGAGTTCTACGCCACCGGCGGTGCGCTGGTGTTGCTGTTCATTGCCGGTGGACTGGTCGCTTCGTTTTTTCATCTCGGTCATCCCGAGCGTGCCTGGCGGGCGGTGACCCGTTGGCGTACGTCGTGGCTGTCACGCGAGGTCATTGCGCTGCCATTTTTCATGTTGATGGCGTTTCTCTACACCGCCAGCTATTACACCAACCAGGAACTGCAAACATCGCTGGTCATCACCCTGGTGGGTTTGATTGCCTGTTTCGCCTTGTTCGTCTGCACCAGCATGATTTACCAGTGCCTGAGTTTTTTGCGTGAATGGGCAACGCCGTTGACCATGATTAATTTCATCCTCATGGGCAGCGCTTCGGGTTTTGTGTTTGCTGCCGGTTTCGCCGCCTGCAAAGAGGCTGATGCGCTGGTGAAGTTTTATCTGCCGGTTGCCGCAGTGCTGACGTTTGCGGCGATGATGACGCGCTTGGTCGGTTTGTCGTACAACAACAAACTGCGCGCCAAGCAGGTCACCACGGTGCAAACTGCCACAGGCATAAAGCATCCCAACGTGAAACAGCGTTCCATGGGCATGATGGGCGGCAGTTACAACACTCGTGAATTTTTTCACGGCCAAACGGAAAAATTCATTCGCAACATTAAAACCATTTTTATTGTGTTGGGATTTGTTGCGCCACTGCTGTTATTGCTGGTTAGCATCACGCAAGATTCAGCCTCGCTGCTGGCGCTGGCGTTTGCCGTCCAATATCTGGGGTTGATGGCTGAGCGTTGGTACTTCTTTGCGATGGTCAATCACCCGCAGAATATCTACTATCAGAGTGTCGGCTGACAAAATCAAAATTTGTCCTTTAGTTCTGATATCAAAAAACCGATAGCGGGTTTATTCGCATCAAAACACGTGATCAGGCAACGGTCATCGGTAACTCAGGAGATATCAATGTTTCGTAAATCATTAATCGTATGTGCCATGTTGGCTGGGGCTAGTAGCAGCGTAGTGGCGGCGCCGTTTATGGCGCAAGACCCACGCACTTTAGGTATGGGCGGTGCGTCGGTCGCGGCCAGCAACAGTGGTACGGCCAGCTTTTACAACCCGGCGCTGTTGGCGGTAGCGCATCCCGATGAAGATTTTAATCTCGAGCTGGCCGTGGCGGGGCGCATCGCTGACCCGAATGAACTGCTTCAGTCGATCAGCGATTTCGCTGACAATGACTACGTTACTGCGTTTGATAATGCCCTGTTGCCGTTTACGGCTCCTGATGCAACTCATCCCGCACCAACAGATAGTGCCACATTTGTCGCAGCACAAACTGCATTGAATACTGCCACGGTTAATCTGAAAACCGGTTTGCGCAGTATGTCCAACAAACCGATGGAGGCGCAGTTAGCCGGCGGTTTGGCCATTTCCATTCCCAGCCGCAATTTTGCCGGTGCCCTGACCGTGGGTGGTTGGAGCAGTGGTGGCTTTGTTGGCGAGGTTACTAATCACGACCTGGGTGAGTTGGATCGTTACATTGGCGTTATCACTGGTGTTGATCCGAATATATTGGGAGTGGCACAGGCTATTCTTGATATTGCTGCCAATCCGCTGGATGTCAACACGATGGACAGTTACGTCAAGCTGCAGGCTGGCGCGTTCCAGGAAATCGGTTTGTCGCTGGCCAAAGAATATGAGGTTGCAGGACAAAATATCGCGTTTGGTATTACACCTAAAATGGTTAAGGCGACTACCTACGAAAACACCATCGTTGTTGGCCAGATGGATACTGCCAGTACCAGTACGAGTCAGGGAGCCAAGGACAGCACGGGGTTCACCATGGATTTTGGTATGGCGAGAGATTACGGTAACGGCTGGAAATCCGGCTTTACCGTGCGCAACCTGATTCCACAGAGTTATAAAACCATTTCTGGCGATTCATTAACTGTTGATCCCTCGGCCCGTGTGGGTGTAGCGCGTGACTGGGAGCGTGCAACGCTGGCGATGGATCTGGATGTGACCAACAACAAGCCACTGGGTATAGGTAATGATACCCAGTACCTGAGTTTGGGTGGCGAGCTGGATCTGTGGTTGCTGGAATTGCGCGCCGGTTATCGCCACAACATTCCCGACAGTGATGCCAGCGTTGTGACGGCGGGTTTGGGATTGTACCTCTTTGGCTTGACCATTGATGCCGCCGCGGCTGCCAATACCGATAACACCGACGTGAGTGGCGCGTTACAGGTGGGTTACAAGTTCTAACGCGGATGCAGCGTAAAAAAAGCCCGGCGAATGCCGGGCTTTTTTGTTAGCGGGCTTTATCCAGTGCTTCACACAGCTGCTTGGCACCTTGCAAAATGCGCGGGCTGTGGCGCTGGATGATATCCGGTGGAATAAAGTAGAGCTGCTTGGTTTTGACTGCCTGCAGTTGTGGCCATTTTTTCCAGTCGTCTACCCAGTCAGGACGATCTTCGCCCATGCCGCTGGCGACAATCACTTGCGGATTGGCAGCGAGCACCGCTTCTACATCCAGTTTGGGCGCACTGGCCTGGGCGCTTTCAAACACATTTTTTCCGCCGCATAAATTAATGACTTTGGAAATCAGGTGCTGGCCGTTGATGGTCATGATCGGTTGATTCCAGATTTGATAAAACACCGTTACCGGCGGCTTGGCAGCATATTGCTGTTTTAGCGCTTGATGCTCGGCAGTAAAATTTTGTGCCGCCTGGTTGGCAATGCCTTCCGTGCCGGCCAATTTACCCAACTGTCGCAGGTTCTGCGCAACATCGCTCAGTTCGTCAGGTTGGCTTTGGTAGACGGTCAGCCCCAGTGATTTTAGCTGTTCGACCACTGCAGGTTTGTTGCCGGATGGCCAGGCGACGACCAGATCGGGTTTGAGCGCGACGATGCGTTCCAGGTCCAGTGCCTTGTAGCCGCCGACCTGGGGGATTTGTTGTGCCTGGGGTGGATAGTCGCTGTATTTGACCACACCGACGATTTTGTTTCCGGCACCGGCAGCGAACAGCAGTTCGGTCGCATGGGGGGCAAGGCTGACGATGCGCTGTGCCGGTGCTGGCAGTTCGACCTTGGCACCCAGATCGTCAGTGACCACGATGGCTGCCTGGGAGGGTGTGGCGGCAAGCAGAAGGCAAACGGTGACGAAAATGCGGTGCATGATGGCTCCTCAAAAATCGCAAATTGTGTGCAGACACTAACACAAACCCGGAACGCTGTGACAAAATGAGCGGCGTTCTTCCAGCGGATGTTGGCTGGGCAGTCAGAGAGGAATTCCAATGCAACAATGGTACATGCTAACCGTGGTGGGCGAAGACCAGCCAGGCATAGTTTCGGCGATTACCCAGGCCCTGTTCGACAATCAATGCAATCTGGGCGAAGCATCCATGATGCGGCTGGGTGGCAATTTTACCATCATGCTGATGGTGCAAAGTGACCACAGTGCCTCGGGGCTGGAAACCGTGCTGGTGGGCGTGACTCGCAAAATGGGTCTGCGGCTGCATGTGGATGCCATCGAGGGTCGTCTGCATCAGCACAAAACACCAGACGTGCAGATCGCGGTGTTCGGTGCCGACCGCGCCGGGATTGTCGCCCAGGTGACGGGCGCGCTGGCCGAAGCCGGTCTGGATATTCTGGATTTGAATTCCGACGTGGCGGGCCGCGCCACTGCCCCGATTTACATCATGCAGATTCAGGGCGTGGCCACGCGGGGTGTTGAGGCTCTGCAGCAGGCCATCGACGCCATTGATGATGACTCCATGGACGTGCGCATCGAAGCCATTGATACCCTGGTGGGCTAAATGGAACCCTTGGAAATACTGACTTATCCCAACGAATTGTTGCAGCGCGAATCTGAACCGGTGCAACAATTCGATGACGAGCTGCGCCAATTTGTCCGCCAGTTGGAAATCACCATGGACAGCGGTCCTGGTGCGGTCGGCATTGCCGCACCGCAGGTGGGACGCAACCAGCGCATCGTGATTGTGGATGTATCGGGACGTAAAAAAATCAAACACCATGGCCGGTTGTATCTGATCAATCCCGAGATCACCGAGTGGGACGGTTTGAAAGTCGGTCGCGAAGGCTGTCTGTCGGTGCCG encodes the following:
- a CDS encoding molybdopterin oxidoreductase family protein, producing MSSMPSSNGKLEVKNTTCYMCACRCGIRVTLKDGVVKYIQGNPEHPLNQGVICAKGSSGIMKQYSPARLTQPLKRKQGAERGDSEFEAISWDEAFDILEKRMRHLRETDPKKFALFTGRDQMQALTGLWSRQFGTPNYAAHGGFCSVNMAAGMIYSIGGSFWEFGGPDVDHAKVLMMFGTAEDHHSNPLKIALSKFKRQGGRFISINPIRTGYSAIADEWVPIKPGTDAAFIMAMLKILIESGKYDRDFLIDYSNSGHLVNDDPKHPDYGRICTDDKGQALLWDKSKKSVVSFHDWGLELPDVALTGSFRLADGTTVRPSFDLLRERVQQYTPEYAESITGIPAKDIVRLAHELGDTAMKQGFELPIAWTDSWGREHETMTGRPVAFHAMRGLAAHSNGFQTIRAFSLLLTLLGTIDRPGGFRHKAPYPRPIPPGPAIPSKPADVQPGKPLNGAPLGSPASPDDLFVDENGQPVRLDKGFSWEFPLSLHGLMHNAITNAWRGDPYKIDTLLIFMANMAWNSSMNTSDVRQMLNDKDENGEYKIPFLIVCDAFQSEMVSYADLVLPDTTYLERHDAISMLDRPISEYDGPVDSVRIPVLPPTGQCKPFQEVLVELASRLKFPAFTNEDGTRKFKNYPDFVTNFETAPGSGVGFLAGWRGKDGSKSMRGEPNPKQWEMYEKNNCVFHYHLPKNQQYMRNFNKDYLTWAHDNLIISKNAPIVIQIYSEILQEFRMAAEGRREGKQPPAHLRERVKTYCDPLPFWYEPIESERSDKKTYPLNAVTQRPMAMYHSWDSQNAWLRQIHTYNYLYMSPKLGAEGGFEDGDWVWVESMHGKVRCMCRFSEAVEPGTVWTWNAIGKAAGAWALSPNANESKQGFLLNHVISEELPPGPEGDHISNSDPVTGQAGWYDVRVRVYKADAAEEKVSWPQFAPQQRAPGQEEPVELLAYRAGQGGHKYKIPMNLHNAMNVVTAPLDGVRKLVFKLLGGKG
- a CDS encoding 4Fe-4S dicluster domain-containing protein, which produces MTQLALVIDLNVCVGCHACVTSCKEWNTSGMGGPMPDDRPYGQDPSGVFFNRVQTYEVGSFPNTQTVHFPKSCLHCENPPCVPVCPTGASHKRESDGIVLVDYDKCIGCKYCSWACPYGAREFDEHSQVMKKCTLCVDRIYDESLPEKERKPACVMACPASARIFGDVHDENSDASKAIRERYGYALMPELGSKPANHYLPRLITSAGNRAEQE
- a CDS encoding dimethyl sulfoxide reductase anchor subunit — protein: MHPAFSVIFLTTLIGVGQGLFIALALGQVVDLADDSFAMSNEFYATGGALVLLFIAGGLVASFFHLGHPERAWRAVTRWRTSWLSREVIALPFFMLMAFLYTASYYTNQELQTSLVITLVGLIACFALFVCTSMIYQCLSFLREWATPLTMINFILMGSASGFVFAAGFAACKEADALVKFYLPVAAVLTFAAMMTRLVGLSYNNKLRAKQVTTVQTATGIKHPNVKQRSMGMMGGSYNTREFFHGQTEKFIRNIKTIFIVLGFVAPLLLLLVSITQDSASLLALAFAVQYLGLMAERWYFFAMVNHPQNIYYQSVG
- the traF gene encoding conjugal transfer protein TraF encodes the protein MFRKSLIVCAMLAGASSSVVAAPFMAQDPRTLGMGGASVAASNSGTASFYNPALLAVAHPDEDFNLELAVAGRIADPNELLQSISDFADNDYVTAFDNALLPFTAPDATHPAPTDSATFVAAQTALNTATVNLKTGLRSMSNKPMEAQLAGGLAISIPSRNFAGALTVGGWSSGGFVGEVTNHDLGELDRYIGVITGVDPNILGVAQAILDIAANPLDVNTMDSYVKLQAGAFQEIGLSLAKEYEVAGQNIAFGITPKMVKATTYENTIVVGQMDTASTSTSQGAKDSTGFTMDFGMARDYGNGWKSGFTVRNLIPQSYKTISGDSLTVDPSARVGVARDWERATLAMDLDVTNNKPLGIGNDTQYLSLGGELDLWLLELRAGYRHNIPDSDASVVTAGLGLYLFGLTIDAAAAANTDNTDVSGALQVGYKF
- a CDS encoding cobalamin-binding protein produces the protein MHRIFVTVCLLLAATPSQAAIVVTDDLGAKVELPAPAQRIVSLAPHATELLFAAGAGNKIVGVVKYSDYPPQAQQIPQVGGYKALDLERIVALKPDLVVAWPSGNKPAVVEQLKSLGLTVYQSQPDELSDVAQNLRQLGKLAGTEGIANQAAQNFTAEHQALKQQYAAKPPVTVFYQIWNQPIMTINGQHLISKVINLCGGKNVFESAQASAPKLDVEAVLAANPQVIVASGMGEDRPDWVDDWKKWPQLQAVKTKQLYFIPPDIIQRHSPRILQGAKQLCEALDKAR
- a CDS encoding amino acid-binding protein, with amino-acid sequence MQQWYMLTVVGEDQPGIVSAITQALFDNQCNLGEASMMRLGGNFTIMLMVQSDHSASGLETVLVGVTRKMGLRLHVDAIEGRLHQHKTPDVQIAVFGADRAGIVAQVTGALAEAGLDILDLNSDVAGRATAPIYIMQIQGVATRGVEALQQAIDAIDDDSMDVRIEAIDTLVG
- the def gene encoding peptide deformylase; the protein is MEPLEILTYPNELLQRESEPVQQFDDELRQFVRQLEITMDSGPGAVGIAAPQVGRNQRIVIVDVSGRKKIKHHGRLYLINPEITEWDGLKVGREGCLSVPDYTGNVVRAEKIKLRAFDPHGNSQEFEMEDYEARAVQHEIDHLDGLLFLDRLVSRRNDLFARKVYQEKESK